The Pirellulales bacterium DNA segment GATGCACAGTTAATGCTTGCCAGCCTGCTGCGGCGCACCGGTCAACTGACCGAGGCCTCGCAGCGATTGCGAAGATTGGAAGCCACCGATGGAGCCGAAAAGTGGAAGGCCGAAATCAAACGAGAAAGACAATTGCTGGATGAACAGTTCCATCCGGCAGCCGCCGAGGAACAAGAAGTCACAGCAGCAGATACAGAGTCAGCGAACAACGAAGAAGAGCCGCCTGCAAATCAAGCGGCGTAATATGCCAACGATCGGCAGTCAGTAGCCAGTTGCGGCCAAATGAATCAACGGACGCCGGACGGCTGACCACCGACAAACCAGACAACAGATCACCAGACACTCAGAAGGAACTTCCCATGTACGAACGCTTTACCGATCGGGCTCGCAAGGTCATGCAATTGGCGAACCAGGAAGCCCAGCGTTTCAATCACGAATACATCGGCACCGAGCACGTCTTGCTAGGCCTCATCAAAGAAGGCAGCGGCGTGGCGGCCAATGTACTGAAGAACCTCGACATCGACCTGCGGAAGATTCGCCTGGAAGTCGAAAAACTCGTCCAGAGCGGCCCGGATATGGTTACGATGGGCAAGCTGCCGCAAACCCCGCGAGCGAAAAAGGTCATCGAATATGCGATGGAAGAAGCCCGCAATTTGAATCACAACTACGTTGGCACCGAGCATATCCTGCTCGGCCTTCTACGCGAGCAAGAAGGCGTAGCGGCTCAGGTTCTCATGAACCTGGGCCTCAAGCTTGAAGACGTGCGCGAAGAGGTGCTCAGTCTATTGGGCCACGGCATGGAAGGAGAAGGCGGAGGCGGCGAGCGCGGGGGCATGGAACGAGCGGGAGGCGGAGGCGGCTCGGAAGGGAGCGGCAGCGCGAAGAGTGGCAAGTCGAAGACGCCGGCGCTCGATAGCTTCGGCCGCGATCTGACCGAGCTGGCCCGGCAAAGCAAGCTCGACCCCGTGATTGGCCGCGAGCGCGAAATCGAACGGGCCATCCAAGTCCTCTGCCGTCGCACCAAGAACAATCCGGTGCTTCTCGGCGAAGCTGGCGTTGGCAAGACCGCGATCGTCGAGGGGCTTGCCCAGCGAGTGGTCGATGGCAATGTGCCGGAAATCATGAGCGACAAGCGAATCGTCGTGCTCGATCTGGCAATGATGGTCGCCGGCACGAAATATCGCGGCCAATTCGAAGAGCGCATCAAAGCGGTGATGAACGAGGTTCGCCGCGCGAAGAACACAATTTTGTTCATCGACGAACTTCACACGCTCGTGGGCGCTGGCGGCGCGGAAGGAGCGATCGACGCCAGCAACGTGCTCAAGCCGGCGCTGGCGCGCGGCGAAATCCAGTGCATCGGTGCGACGACGCTCGACGAGTACCGCAAGTACATCGAGAAAGATAGCGCACTGGCCCGCCGGTTCCAGGAAATTATCGTCGAACCATCCAACAAGTCGGAAACGATCGAAATCCTGAAGGGCCTACGCGATCGGTACGAGCAGCACCATCGCGTACAGATCACCGATGATGCCGTCGAGCAAGCGGTAGAGCTTTCGACCCGTTACATCACCGGCCGCTGCCTGCCCGACAAGGCAATCGACGTCATTGATGAAGCCGGCGCCCGCGTGCGGCTGAAAGCGATGACCAAGCCGCCGGATCTCAAGGAAATTGACGAAGAAGTCGAGCGGCTCAACAAAGAAAAGGAAGAAGCCGTCGCGAATCAAGATTTCGAAAAAGCGGCTTCACTTCGTGATTCGGCCGACAAGCTGAAGAAAAAAAAGCAGCAAATCACCCGCGACTGGCGCGAACGCAGCCGCGAGACCGACGGCGTCGTGGACGAAGAAGTGATCGCCGAGGTCATTTCCAAGATGACCGGCATCCCGCTGACTCGCATGACAACTGAAGACAGCATGCGGCTGATGAAAATGGAGGAAGAGCTTCACAATCGCGTTGTCAGCCAGGACGAGGCGATCAAGAGCATCTCGAAGGCCGTCCGCCGCAGTCGCAGCGGATTGAAAGATCCGAAGCGACCGACCGGCTGCTTTATCTTTGCCGGTCCCACGGGGGTCGGCAAGACGCTGCTCGCCAAAGCGCTGGCAGACTTCATGTTTGGCGATGAGGAAGCGCTGATTCAGATCGACATGAGCGAGTATATGGAAAAGCACAACGTCAGCCGACTCATCGGAGCGCCGCCGGGCTACGTGGGCTATGAAGAAGGAGGGCAGCTTACGGAAAAGATCCGCCGCCGCCCGTACTCGGTGGTGCTGCTCGACGAAATCGAAAAAGCACACCCCGACGTGTTCAACATGCTCTTGCAAGTGATGGAAGAAGGCCGCCTGACCGACAGCTTCGGCCGCCACGTCGACTTCCGCAACGTAATCTTGATTATGACGACCAATGCTGGGGCGGAAGCGATCAAAAACGAAGCCGAGTTCGGCTTCCGCAAGGCCGACAGCGATTCTTCGTATGAAAGCATGAAGGAGCGGGTCACGGAACGGATCGAAAAGGTTTTCCGCCCCGAGTTCCTCAACCGCTTGGATGACCTGATCGTGTTCCGTCACTTGACGAAAAACGATCTGAAGAATGTGATCGACATCGAACTTTCCAAAGTTCGCGGCCGGTTGCTGGATCGCGGCCTGAAACTGGTGTTGAGCGACGAAGCGAAGGAATTCGTGATCCGAAAAGGCTCGAACCTCGACTTCGGCGCACGGCCGCTGCGCCGCGAAATCGAGCAGCGCATCGAAGACCCGCTTTCGGAGGAACTGCTCAAAGGCGAGTTCCAAGGCAAGGACACGATTCTTGTCGACGTCAAGAAAAACGACGAAGGCAAGGTCATGCACTTGACGTTCACCGGCATGGTCGGCGAGCCAGAATTGGTCGGTGCCGCAGTGGACGCCGGAGGCAACGAAAACGACGAGCCGGAGCCGGCCGGCGAAGGGCCGTAAACGACGCCGCGAGGCCACCCAAGGGCGGAATCTACCTAGGCGGCCGTGTTCCTCAGGAAGCGAGGTCGATTTGGCTCGGCATCCGCGCGTGCCACATTTGGACGACACGAAACATTCGCGCGCATCACTGCGCTGAGTCGTGGCGCTTCCCAGTTCGATTGAGATCGCCAGTCAAGTTCCAATCGAAGGGACATCCTGCGCCTCGCTCGGTACCGCGCGATTGATCCGAAGGATTCGAACGGCTTGCTGGAAATGCTTGGGCGACCTTTTCCATAGGTCCAGTGTAATTGCTTGTGGTCTTTGAGCTTTACTTAGCCCACATTTACCCAAATTAAAGAGTCCTTGGCCATCTCAAATCATTTTGGTCCCCGATATTCGACTGTAACACCCTGTCCACATTTCTCGCTTTAATCTCTAGCAAACGGGCTTTCCGTTTGCATTTCGCACGGAGCTTCACGGGAAAAAAGGGTGTTGCCATGTTGAAACTGCTTTCCAAGTCGCTTTTATTCGCGATGTCAATCGTCGCAGTCGGCCTGTTTGTCCAGGAAACGCGGGCCGACGACTTGTTTTCGCGCGTCTCCACAATTTCCGTGTTCGACGAATCGGGCAGTGCGATTAGCTCTCGCGAACACCTAGAATCGTCCGAGCGCGGTCGGCGAATCGGAACAGTCGGCCAACTAGCGGACATGCTGCGAGATGCGGGCCTCGATCCAGAAGCCGATGGTCAGCGAGTTGTGAATGTCAAGTTGCAACATGCTAAATGGACTTTTCCCATCGCTCTTGGAATTAACGAATCCGGAGACCAAATTCGTTTGGCGCTGACTCTCAGTCAATTTGATTCCGGCAAACAGCCTACTTCAAGCCAACTTTTGGCGCTGCTTGAGGCGAATCGAGAACATCAGCCAGCATTTTTTTCGTTCAGCGAGAAACGTCGCCAAATCGAACTGTTTCTCAGTATCCCGAACGAACAAGTCACGACTCGCCAGTTGCGAGAAGAACTCCGCCGCGCAGCGACGATCGCTCAATGCACGGCGAGTTTATGGGACATCAACAGTTCCGCGAATTCTACCACGGCTGCGCCAACGACGACCACTGGATCGGCAGTCAATTCGACGACCGCCGCTCCGGCCACCAAGGCAGCACCACCGCAAGTCACACAAGTTGCCGGTGGCAGCTTAGTCGGCAAGTGGTCTGCCGCCAGATCGAATACCCAAGCCTTCGCGATGCAATTTAAGGCCGACGGCACATTTATCCTCGTTACGGTCATCGATAGCAAACAAAGCAAGGCGTCCGGCAAGTTCACTTTGATCGGTGGACTACTCACCCTGACGACCGACAGCGGTACGAGTTCGGCCAATGTCGCAAATCTATCCGCCAGTAGCTTTGATTTCACCCCGCCGGGCAAAGCGACCGCGAAGCTGACGTTCAAGCGTGCCGGATAATGGCAAGCGTCACACGCTGAGGCAATGCGAGCGGCGTGGAACTGGTCAATTGAGGATCGCTCCGTTCTGGCTCAGACCGGCGCTCAATCGCCGTGAATCAAAAAACTGTCCAGTTTTAGTAGAGATGCTTGTAATTTGCCGTGAATTGACAGCGAATTCGGCCGATTTATAATTCGCCGTACTACGAATTGACCCAATTTCGCCGGTTGGTCGCTGTACGATTTCAACCGGCAGTTCTCACACCAGGAGCCTCGACCATGGGCAGTGCCGCCGAATTTACGGACGCCAATTTCAAAACCGACGTACTTCACTCGAGCCAACCGGTGTTGGTCGATTTTTGGGCCCCGTGGTGCGGACCTTGCCGGATGATTGCCCCTGTGGTCGAAGAGTTGGCCGCCGAAAATCAAGGATCTCTCAAAGTCGGCAAGCTAAATATCGACGACAACCCCTCAGTCGCGATGGAATACGGCGTTAGCAGCATCCCGACGTTGATGATCTTTAAAGGGGGTAACGTCATTGACCGCTTTGTGGGAGTGCAACCGAAAAGCCGACTGCAGCAAGCGATTGATGCCGCGAAAGGATAGCGTCGTACGTGCTGGCAGTGAAAGCACCGCGGCCGGCTGCAATCTAGCCGATTAAATTGGAGAATTCACGTCGAGTTTGCCGATAACACTTGTGGGGAAGCTGTTCCTATCTGCCAGGCATTATTCTGTGCTGCTGGATAGAAATGTCCGCCTCACGACTTTTTCAAGCGACTTTCTCCTCGGTGGATTTAATCTCATGGTAATGCGAATGGCAATCGTCGTTGGCGCGCTGGTATTGATCTTTTGAACAAGCACGCCTGGATTTGAAATTGCAAGAGTTTGATGCGGCGGTTGAATTGGCGGTCGATTCGCACTAATGGTTTTGGGGAGTCAACAGCACAATGCGATCAACGTCGGAAACCGATCTACGCTATCAGCGCAGCAACCGATAGCAGCCGATGCGACCGTGCAACACGTTACAAACGTCAATCACCCATCGCATAGTAGCGTTAGTCGCGCAATCAAACCGATAAACAACTCGTGGTGAAGCCTCGATTTGCGCTGCCGATGGATCGGCGGCATCGCTGGCACGCAAGCCATCGCCGCAGGGAGCAACGGACTGTGTCGCAAGATATCAACGTGTTGGCATTGGTGAAAGGCGGCGAACGGTATATCTTCTTGTACGACGACGACAATCGCGCCGAAACGTTGCGGACTTTGGGCCGCTACGCTTCGAACCCTGAACTCAGCTTCACTTGGTACGATGCCGCGGTGCTGAGCCAGAAAATTCGCCAGTCGGTGGAGACGACGACGGTCAAGCCAAGGCGATTCAGTTTGCCGTTGCCGTCGGACGCGGAAGAATCGTAGAGTTTGTCGATGCTCGACGCTTGATGTTCGATAAGCAACATTCGGCAGAAAAGCGATCGCGCATCCAGAATCCAGCATCGAGCATTCTCCCATGCGAGACGCTATCTCTCGCTTCTTGCAATTTCTCCAGGTCGAACGCAACGCTTCCGACCTGACAATCAAAAGCTACCGCGAAGATCTCGATCATCTCGCGACCTTTCTTGCCGAAGCCAGTGGAGGAAACTCACCTGCGGCCGAAGCCATAACAACACTGGATCTTCGCGGCTACGTGGCGGCACTGCACGAGGCAGGCTATGCCAAAACAACCATCGCCCGTCGGCTGGCATCGATGCGCAGTTTCTTTCGCTTCGGCCAGCGCGACGGCTGGACGAAAGCCAATCCCGCCAAGCCACTACGAAACCCGCGTAAGCCGCGCGATTTGCCTCACTTTCTGTCGAGTGACGACGTTGGGAAGTTGCTCGAAGCGCCGCTGGCAAATCGACCGTTTGGTTTGCGCGATCGGGCGATGCTCGAAACAATGTATTCGGCAGGTCTCCGTGTGAGCGAACTCGTTGGCCTCAACGATGACGACATCGACCAGTCTGCCGGCATTATGCGAGTTCGCGGCAAAGGTCGCAAAGAACGCTTGGCGCCGGTCGGTTCATATGCTCACCAAGCGATCGAGCGTTGGCTCCAAAAGCGTCATCTGGCGGAATCGTTAAAAAAATCTCCAAGCCCGCCGATTTTCACCAACAAATTCGGCAAGCGACTTACTACACGGAGCGTCGGGCGATTGCTGGAAAAACATATCGAAACGGCCGGCCTCGACCGCCGCACTACTCCACACACGCTGCGGCATAGCTTTGCCACCCACTTGCTCGACCGCGGCGCCGACATTCGTAGCGTGCAGGAATTGCTCGGCCACAAGAGCCTCGGCACGACGCAAATCTACACGCACTTGACGACGGCGAATCTGCGGAAGGTGTATGAGAAGGCGCATCCTCGCGCACGATAACCACCAAACACGAGATGCCTGCCAGGATGGCTGTAGGAGGATTGTCTCTTCAAGAGCTACCACGATGACGCGCCGAAGGCATGAGACAACAAAGCGACCCCGGTGAAGATGCCTCATCGGAACCTTTACCGGGGTCTGACAGCCGTTGCGTACTGGACAGGCAGGCTCGGACTGGTTTCAGTATTTTCCCATTGCTGCAAACGAGGTCGCTGTTACACCCCGTTTGCGAAATCACAGCGGAGTCGTCAGCCGCGCAATCGACTAACTCCGATCGTGGTGTGAATAGTTGCCGCCGCGCGGGCGACCATGACCTTTTGGTGCGGCACCTCGCGGGCCAAAGTGCTGCGGGCCGTCGTGTCGCGCCATTCGGGGCCCGTGGTAGAACCCTCGGCTGCCGTACGCCATCAGCCCGTGATCTCCGTGCCCGCCGTGACCACCGCGGGAGTAATTGGCAAGATTGCCACGCTGCCTACCACGATCGTGATAGCCATCGTGCCCATCTCTGCGGCCTGCGAAATCGCGATGTTGATGGCCACCATGCCAACTTCCAGCGCGAGCGAATTGGCCCCAGTCGCCAAAGCCCCAATCGTCAAAGTTCCAGTCGCCAATACGCCAATCGTGAGATCTCCAGCCGTGAGTGCCACTGCGGCGAGATTCCCTATCACCGAAGCTACGATTACCGAAGCCACGACCAGTGCCGCTGGTGAAACGG contains these protein-coding regions:
- the trxA gene encoding thioredoxin, which gives rise to MGSAAEFTDANFKTDVLHSSQPVLVDFWAPWCGPCRMIAPVVEELAAENQGSLKVGKLNIDDNPSVAMEYGVSSIPTLMIFKGGNVIDRFVGVQPKSRLQQAIDAAKG
- a CDS encoding ATP-dependent Clp protease ATP-binding subunit, coding for MYERFTDRARKVMQLANQEAQRFNHEYIGTEHVLLGLIKEGSGVAANVLKNLDIDLRKIRLEVEKLVQSGPDMVTMGKLPQTPRAKKVIEYAMEEARNLNHNYVGTEHILLGLLREQEGVAAQVLMNLGLKLEDVREEVLSLLGHGMEGEGGGGERGGMERAGGGGGSEGSGSAKSGKSKTPALDSFGRDLTELARQSKLDPVIGREREIERAIQVLCRRTKNNPVLLGEAGVGKTAIVEGLAQRVVDGNVPEIMSDKRIVVLDLAMMVAGTKYRGQFEERIKAVMNEVRRAKNTILFIDELHTLVGAGGAEGAIDASNVLKPALARGEIQCIGATTLDEYRKYIEKDSALARRFQEIIVEPSNKSETIEILKGLRDRYEQHHRVQITDDAVEQAVELSTRYITGRCLPDKAIDVIDEAGARVRLKAMTKPPDLKEIDEEVERLNKEKEEAVANQDFEKAASLRDSADKLKKKKQQITRDWRERSRETDGVVDEEVIAEVISKMTGIPLTRMTTEDSMRLMKMEEELHNRVVSQDEAIKSISKAVRRSRSGLKDPKRPTGCFIFAGPTGVGKTLLAKALADFMFGDEEALIQIDMSEYMEKHNVSRLIGAPPGYVGYEEGGQLTEKIRRRPYSVVLLDEIEKAHPDVFNMLLQVMEEGRLTDSFGRHVDFRNVILIMTTNAGAEAIKNEAEFGFRKADSDSSYESMKERVTERIEKVFRPEFLNRLDDLIVFRHLTKNDLKNVIDIELSKVRGRLLDRGLKLVLSDEAKEFVIRKGSNLDFGARPLRREIEQRIEDPLSEELLKGEFQGKDTILVDVKKNDEGKVMHLTFTGMVGEPELVGAAVDAGGNENDEPEPAGEGP
- the xerC gene encoding tyrosine recombinase XerC; its protein translation is MRDAISRFLQFLQVERNASDLTIKSYREDLDHLATFLAEASGGNSPAAEAITTLDLRGYVAALHEAGYAKTTIARRLASMRSFFRFGQRDGWTKANPAKPLRNPRKPRDLPHFLSSDDVGKLLEAPLANRPFGLRDRAMLETMYSAGLRVSELVGLNDDDIDQSAGIMRVRGKGRKERLAPVGSYAHQAIERWLQKRHLAESLKKSPSPPIFTNKFGKRLTTRSVGRLLEKHIETAGLDRRTTPHTLRHSFATHLLDRGADIRSVQELLGHKSLGTTQIYTHLTTANLRKVYEKAHPRAR